Sequence from the Streptomyces sp. NBC_00358 genome:
CGCACCCGCGCCGGGACCGCGGCTTCCACCGGCTGGCACAGCACCAGGGCGAGATCGTCGACCAGGGGCGCTCCGGTGTGCTGGAGCAGGCGCGCGTGCAGGGTGTCCAGGGCGTCCTCGGGGAGGGGTTCGCGCAGGGCGACGGCGGCCTCGCCGAGCAGCGGGAACGGGATGCCCTCCGGATCGCGGCCCTCGGTCAGGCCGTCCGTGTAGAGCAGCAGACGGTCACCGGGCTGGAGCCGCACACGGTACTGGCGGGGATCCGGGCGCAGCCCCAACGGCGGTGTGGGGATCTTCGGTTCGAGGAACTCGATGCTCCGGCCGGAGCGCAACGGCGCGGGGTGACCGCAGTTGACCAGCCGCACCTCGCCGGGCGCGAACTCGGCGAGCAGGGCGGTGACGAAGTCCTCCGGTCCGAGTTCCGGAGCCAGCCGGGTGTCGAGACCGTCGGCCAGGGCGGGCAGATCGGGCGCGGTGTAGGCGAGTTCACGGAATCCGGCGATCGTCTCGGCGGTCAGCCGCAGGGCTTCCAGACCATGACCGCGTACGTCGCCGACCAGGACCCGCAGCCCGTACGGGGTCACCGCGACGTCGTACAGATCGCCGCCGACCGACGACTCGGCGGCCGAGCAGTGGTAGCGGGTGCACACCTGAGTGCCGCCCAGCGTGCGGGAG
This genomic interval carries:
- a CDS encoding PP2C family protein-serine/threonine phosphatase; translation: MHEREQRDERTSADGGGGKTAGAGFSWPMLVPPAACLAAVLPHLLDHRLPPLVTLLLIGPVLACARSGARCTLLVCCWSLVLGLSTGLTDDGLTRPAFGVPFGGLLLGCAITVYAAGRHERLTATLARVREVARVTQEAILRPISRTLGGTQVCTRYHCSAAESSVGGDLYDVAVTPYGLRVLVGDVRGHGLEALRLTAETIAGFRELAYTAPDLPALADGLDTRLAPELGPEDFVTALLAEFAPGEVRLVNCGHPAPLRSGRSIEFLEPKIPTPPLGLRPDPRQYRVRLQPGDRLLLYTDGLTEGRDPEGIPFPLLGEAAVALREPLPEDALDTLHARLLQHTGAPLVDDLALVLCQPVEAAVPARVR